ACAGAGTGGGAGCACGGTGTAAGCTGACCCGCCCGATTGACGCTCTCAGCCCTCAGTCTCCGGGCTCATCTGGGAGCTGAGCACCGTGCCACACGCCTGCGATCCAGACGGTGTTCTGTTCTGGACGGTAGAAAAAGCGATACGGAGCAATAATAACTTCCCGGTAGGGCAGTTCTGGAAACTCGGGAATGATTCTGCCGGAGTCTGGAAATTGGCCGAGCCGACGGAGAATCTGCTCGGCGCGTTGGCGGAACTGTCTCGCCGTTCCTGGGTTATTGTGACGGATGCAGGTAATGGCAGCCAGGAATTGGGCCCGAGCAGATGGCGTGAATTGAACGGTCACTCGTCTTCAGCCTCAAGCAGGACATCGGCCTCGGCGAGCACTGTGTCCAGGTCAATACCATGCCCTTCAGCCATTTCTTTTTCTCCCTGAGCGAGGAGCCTGAGTACTTGCCGTTCAGACTCCGCCCGCTGGTAGGCTTCTGCACTCAGTAACACTGCTGCGGCTCGTCCTCGTTGAGTGATGACAAACGGTTCGTGAGACTGGCTCACTTGCTTCAGCACCGATGCAGCATCTTGGCGCAGATCGGTAACGGGTATGATACGGGGCAACCTCGGCATAAAAATCCTTTCCAGGACGTTTGGATGTATGCTTAAGTGTAGTATCAGACGTACGATTGAGCAAGAGCTTAGGCGAGCTTGGATGATGGCATGTGGCTCCGAAAGTCCTGATACTATGTCTCAGTCGCCCTCGAACAGCGCCTGGACGTGGGGTTCGGGCAGCCG
Above is a genomic segment from Desulfurellaceae bacterium containing:
- a CDS encoding type II toxin-antitoxin system Phd/YefM family antitoxin gives rise to the protein MPRLPRIIPVTDLRQDAASVLKQVSQSHEPFVITQRGRAAAVLLSAEAYQRAESERQVLRLLAQGEKEMAEGHGIDLDTVLAEADVLLEAEDE
- a CDS encoding type II toxin-antitoxin system RelE/ParE family toxin, whose protein sequence is MTVQFTPSARAQFLAAITCIRHNNPGTARQFRQRAEQILRRLGQFPDSGRIIPEFPELPYREVIIAPYRFFYRPEQNTVWIAGVWHGAQLPDEPGD